Genomic segment of Halocalculus aciditolerans:
GCATCGAGGAGGCGCTTCGTCCACGAATCGAGGGTCTCCTGCCAGTCCGCCGCGTTCACGCGGTAGATGTCGTTTCGGTAGGTCTCGGCGGTTGCCCAGACGTCGTCGTAAGTCTGCAGGCCGCGGTTGTCGGCCCAGTTCTCCAGCTCCGATTCGGGCGCGTTCCCGCTGTGGCAGAGATGGAGGCTGAAGTCGAAGTGCAGTCCATAGTCCGTCCACGTGGAGATCTCCTCGTTCTTCTCGATGGGCATGTCGTCGCGGAGGAGGTCGAGCGCGCCCTGGGCGTAGCCGCGCTTCAGTTCGACCGGGATGGCGGTGACACCGCCGTTGTTGCTCAGTCTGTCCTCGTCCACGTCGGGGATGTAGAAGCCGCGGCGCGTGGCGATCTGCGTCAGCGTCCGACCCCAGCGCGCGATGAACTCGTTCGTGTGCCGGTCGAAGCGTTCCTCTTCGGCCTTCCGGAGCGTGTTCGGGTGTGGGATGCTGTCCAAGCCGAAAAACTCGTGGACGCGGAAGCCATCCGCTAGCTGGCGTCGCAGGTGGCCCTGCAGGTGGACGGGGCTGTCGATACCGAGAATCTCGCGGTACACCTCCAGGGAGACGACGGCGGTGAACGGCAGCGAGTCGATGCGGCCGTACTGATCGTCCAGTGGCCGCATCTTCCGCTGGAGGACGGCGACTAATGAGGCGACGTGATCGAGGTCTGGGAAGCCCTGCTCGAAGTACTCGATGAGGTTGTCGGGGTCAAGCGAACCGTACCGCTGTTCAGCGTGGCGGAGGGCAAGAAGCCGGTGCGTGTACGGCGGTTCCATCCCCGGTGAGAGGTAGTCGTCTACGAGCCCGTCCAGGCCGGCTTCGAGGTCGAGGTCGGCGTCGGGGAAGGGCTCGGACACGGTTCTTTCGGACCCAGGCGTACGGAGTAGAAAAACCCAGCGGCGTCACTCGATTCCCGGCGACGGGTCTATACCAGCGAAATCTGGCGGATTCCGGTACCGCGCATCCTCCTCTTCGCCGTCACAGCCCTGGATGCCGGGCGTTCCGAGGACATCAAGGCGGCCCACGGGACACCAGCGCTTGTCGATCTCCTCGTTCTCGTCCACCGCTTCGGCGATGAGCTCCCGCCAGTCGCGGTCGCCGACACTCGCTTCGAGATCGGCGACGCGGTTGTCCGGTACCGGCTCCAGTACGTCGTCGTCCATCTGGTCGAGCACCCCGAAGCGCGCCAGCATGTTCCCGTCGCCGTCTGGTTCGACGCGAGTGACCAGCACCCACGGCTCCCACGACAGCCCGTTCAGCGCGCGGATTTCTCCAGGCTCAGGAAGTTCGTTCTCAGACATAGCTTGGCCAGTCCTCTTCCTCGCGTTCGTCTTCGTAGATCGGTTCTTCCTCCAGTATCTCTGAGTGGACGATGTCCTTGTCGTCGTAGTCGCCGAAGCGGTCGAACGCGAAGAGTTCGAGGTCGGCCTGCTCGCCGGGGTCGCCGTCCACCGGCATCTCTACCTCCACGGTGTACTCCATCACCATGGCGACGCGGACGGTCGCCTTCTTCCCGATCTGCATCGGTCCGAGAGTCATACTGGTTCCTCCCAGGCGTCGATGGTTCGCATCGCGCACCCGAGGTGCAGGATGTACGAGCGCTTGTCGTTGCGGTCGTCCATCCAGATCGTCTCGGCCTCGATCTCCACGTGGTCTGTGTCAGGTTCAACACCACGTCCACAGACTGCGCAAGGGTGGCTCATTCGACGACCACCACCTCAACGTCCACTTCGTCGGCAAGTTCCTCCTTCAATTGCTCAATTCGATCACTCTTGCAGAAGGAACAAGGAGTACCTTCTTCGAGGCGTTCGTTCAGCTTCTGCCGGAGCTCGGCTTGGTTCGGGTTCTGGGTCGATCCCGTCCACGCGCCGTCTCGATTTTCGTGGTAGCAGGAGCTACAGAGGCAGTAAACCTCCGCGGCGTCGATCCAGAGCAGCGAGGTCGCTTCAGGAAGCTCGTCTTCGTCCAAGCGCTGTCGGGCGACCTCGCGGAGCGCCTCTGACCGTTCGATTTCCTTCGTCCACTCTACGAAGTCTTCGATAGCGTCGTCGTCAAGGTTTGACTCGTCGCGTGTCTTCCCGTTCAGACACTCCTGTATCGGTACCTCACGAGTGATTGTTTTCGTACTCATCGTATCACGGCGGTTGGTCGCCACCCGACACCCTGCGCGGGGATCGAACCCGCGTACGCCGTCCAGGGTCACGCCGACCACGCTCCGAGGTCGCTCTGCCCAGCTGCGGGCTCCTCCCGCGTCTGGCCAGTCTCTTCAGCGACCCACTCTCGCGCCAGCTTCAGCGCGACAGGCAGGCCGCACTCTTCAGGTAGATCCAGCACTTCGTGTTTCTCATCATCGTGAGCACGAAGCCACGGCGCGAGGGCGACCGTCGCGTTCCCGCTGCCACGCCATGCCTCCACGTACAGATACTTCCGCGTCTCCAGCGACGGATCCGTGTCCGGCGGACGTCCGCTCAGGTTCACGTCCTTCTCCTCACCTTCTTGCCGGTAGCAGACGATGTGCTGGCGTTGTTCGAGGTAGTACTGGTCGAGCACGAACCCGACCGGCGGGTCGAACACGGCGTCGTAGACAGCCGGGTGGTCCCACTCGCTCGGGTGGTGCCGTTCCATCCACTCGGCCGCCTGCTCGATCCCCCACGCGACCGCCTCGGCCTCCGTCTCGTCGGCCTCGAACTCGCGGTCGAACGGCTCGATCTTGTTGCAGAACCCGCAGACGCGGTCGTCGAAGACAGCGACCCGGACCCGATCGCCGACGCTGGAGAAGACGCCGACCGACCGCGGGTCGTCCGCACCGGTCCAGACGTGTCCGTTGCGGTTCGACTCTGGGTCGTGGATCCAGCCGTTCACCTCGCTCGGAAGCTCGTAGCCATCGGGAAGGTGTGGTTTCCGGACCATACTTAGAACGCGTCCAGCGTCGTAGGACCGTCGTCATTCTCGGCTTCCGGTTCCTTGTCTGCCGTCTCGATCTGGTCCTTCAGCCAGCCCATCTGCTCGCCGATGCCGCTGGTGTCGGCGAACGGGCGTTCGATCTCGTTCGGCAGGTACTCCAACGCCTCGGACAGCGGGTCGAGGTAGTCCTGCCCGGCGAGCATCACGAGCGTGTAGTCGGGGTGGTACTCACCGATCTTCCGAAGCTCGGCGCTCACGTCTCCGACCCACTCCTCGCGCTGCTTAGCATCGAGGTCCGTGACCGTCAGGTCGTAGTCGTCCTCCACGTAGAACCCCGGACTCACGAGGCCGTGTTTCGCAGAAAGGATCCGGTACTTGTCGCAGCACTCCTTCGCGTACTCGCGTTTGAGTTCGAAGTAGTTCGAGGTGTACAGCCGCGAGATCGCCACCGGACCCTTGTCGCCGGACAGGTCCAGCTTCTGACTCCCGCAGCCGACGATTGCCCATCTAGTCATACAGACCTCGCCGCGGAATCGAACCGCGGTACGCCGACCGAGGCGAACGGGGACCGAGGGAGTGGGGAACACTCTCTCCTGGGTTGGGGCCCACCACAGCCCCAGGCCCTGCCAGGGAACCGAACCCTGGAAACGTGCCAACCAGGGTTAGACCGACTCCATCCAGCCGTAGCCGCAGTCCTCGCACCACGGCGAAGTGGAACTGAGTTCGCTCAGGTCGTAGGTGTCTGACCGCCAGACGTTCTCTGACCCGCACTCCGGGCATTCGCTGTCGTACCGTTCTTGGCCGCCAGACGATTTGTCGATGAGTTCTGCCATCGTCACTCGCCTCCGATCTCCGTGAGCTCCTCGATGCGGTCCGCGATGCGACCGAACGTCTGGAACTGCGCGTTGTACTTCCGG
This window contains:
- a CDS encoding DUF6884 domain-containing protein yields the protein MTRWAIVGCGSQKLDLSGDKGPVAISRLYTSNYFELKREYAKECCDKYRILSAKHGLVSPGFYVEDDYDLTVTDLDAKQREEWVGDVSAELRKIGEYHPDYTLVMLAGQDYLDPLSEALEYLPNEIERPFADTSGIGEQMGWLKDQIETADKEPEAENDDGPTTLDAF